A single Acidaminococcus sp. DNA region contains:
- a CDS encoding MetQ/NlpA family ABC transporter substrate-binding protein yields the protein MKQKRIALILAGLLGLSLLAAGCGGEKKADNAKPAAKTIKIGATAGPHADVVHAVADEAKKQGLNVEVVEFSDYITPDKALADGDIDLNSYQHAPFLANFCKQNNAKLVPIGNTILMRMGIYSDKIHDLKDIPDGATVAIPNDPTNGGRGLVLLEKAGIIKLKDGVGFKATTADVAENPKHLVFKELEAAQLPRSLSDVDLAVITMNYVMSSGMDVKKQGLFWEKDDEPLAVMVLAAREKDKDNADYKKIAELFHSDAVKKFIEEKFKGTIVPAK from the coding sequence ATGAAACAAAAACGCATTGCATTGATTCTGGCTGGTTTATTGGGATTATCCCTGCTTGCTGCCGGGTGCGGCGGCGAAAAAAAGGCAGACAACGCCAAACCTGCCGCAAAAACGATTAAGATTGGAGCTACGGCCGGTCCGCATGCCGATGTAGTCCATGCCGTAGCCGACGAAGCCAAGAAACAAGGGCTCAACGTCGAAGTCGTTGAATTCTCCGATTACATCACTCCGGATAAGGCATTGGCTGATGGTGATATCGATTTGAACAGCTATCAGCATGCTCCCTTCCTGGCCAACTTCTGCAAACAAAATAATGCCAAACTCGTCCCGATTGGCAATACAATTTTGATGCGAATGGGTATTTACAGTGATAAGATCCACGACCTGAAAGATATTCCTGATGGTGCTACCGTCGCCATCCCGAATGATCCGACGAACGGCGGACGTGGTCTGGTGCTCCTTGAAAAAGCAGGCATCATCAAACTGAAGGATGGCGTAGGCTTCAAGGCCACCACGGCTGATGTGGCCGAAAATCCGAAGCACCTGGTCTTCAAAGAACTAGAAGCCGCTCAGCTGCCGCGCAGCCTTTCCGATGTTGACCTTGCCGTCATTACCATGAACTACGTCATGAGTTCCGGTATGGACGTCAAGAAGCAGGGTCTCTTCTGGGAAAAGGATGACGAACCGCTGGCCGTCATGGTTCTTGCCGCTCGTGAAAAAGACAAGGACAACGCGGACTATAAGAAGATTGCCGAACTGTTCCATTCCGATGCGGTAAAGAAGTTTATTGAAGAAAAATTCAAAGGGACGATTGTTCCGGCGAAGTAA
- a CDS encoding helix-turn-helix transcriptional regulator — protein MKETMYHCPVEATLSLIVGKYKPVILYHLIGRKLRFSELQRMIPQATQKMLTQQLRELEADGLIHRKVYPVVPPKTEYSLTEYGASLEPVLNAMCEWGNQHMADRILPAEDMACKK, from the coding sequence ATGAAAGAGACAATGTATCATTGCCCGGTAGAAGCAACGTTAAGTCTGATTGTTGGCAAGTATAAACCGGTAATTCTCTATCATCTGATAGGCAGGAAACTGCGTTTTTCCGAATTGCAGCGAATGATTCCGCAGGCGACGCAGAAAATGCTGACCCAGCAATTACGGGAACTGGAAGCGGACGGACTGATCCATCGCAAGGTCTACCCTGTCGTGCCGCCCAAAACAGAGTATTCCCTGACTGAATACGGGGCGTCCCTGGAGCCGGTTCTGAATGCGATGTGCGAGTGGGGAAATCAGCATATGGCGGATAGGATTTTGCCGGCGGAAGATATGGCTTGTAAAAAATAG
- a CDS encoding flavin reductase family protein, producing the protein MQKDIGSVMGLYPMPVTIVGTVLENGQVNFLPIAHVGVVEHHHLLISMDKSHKLDDAAVQKNGVVSVSLVNMPMLKAADYCGIVKAQNTSKSDVFAWHMDDLEKAPVVEQAPVCMTCRVMQMVEVGNFHNYILEPVHTYVQEEFVNERGKIDYEKISPILFEFQNSQYLSTGKVAAKCWNYGRDFKA; encoded by the coding sequence ATGCAAAAAGATATAGGATCTGTGATGGGATTATACCCGATGCCGGTAACGATTGTCGGCACGGTATTGGAAAACGGGCAGGTAAATTTTCTTCCGATTGCCCATGTAGGTGTCGTAGAACATCATCATCTTCTAATCAGCATGGATAAGAGTCACAAGCTCGATGACGCGGCCGTCCAGAAAAACGGAGTTGTTTCTGTCAGCCTCGTCAACATGCCGATGCTGAAGGCAGCGGACTACTGCGGTATCGTCAAGGCACAAAATACTTCTAAATCCGATGTCTTTGCCTGGCACATGGATGACCTGGAGAAGGCTCCTGTCGTAGAACAGGCACCGGTCTGCATGACCTGCCGCGTGATGCAGATGGTGGAAGTCGGCAATTTCCACAACTACATTCTTGAACCGGTTCACACGTACGTCCAGGAAGAATTCGTGAATGAACGCGGAAAAATTGATTACGAAAAAATCTCTCCGATTCTGTTTGAGTTCCAGAACTCACAGTATTTGTCCACGGGAAAAGTCGCTGCCAAATGCTGGAACTACGGGAGAGATTTCAAGGCCTGA
- a CDS encoding type II secretion system F family protein — protein sequence MAEDRKEAGVALLKDYDRIYQLQRVHTVPFTQSRKFTDLDRETFFRQMGLLLKSQIPILKVLHIMGGRHNAKMAALCRVMAGELSRGMDLSQSLERHQEAVGNLAYRLMAAGEKSGQMVPILESLAASYHHKREARKFLMGACLYPVLVLFIGSGIVVYFVHNILPVFYDLYGNLHLPVPLPLQWLMKGVALFQASPLVCCSFLLIVAAAAAAGIRQRGWKCICIGPLKRLYHTYWEIRFTSLLAMLLSSGLPVHDALAEVEQIMPTKSLQAAGKRMTQAVMRGDTLARAARQNPTLCSDLTAEFIAMGEESGTLPVLLKEVSELIREDFESRLKSLKTMLEPALLLGLAGICLLMVYMVLSPMLHLMDAAPGTM from the coding sequence ATGGCCGAGGACCGCAAGGAAGCGGGCGTCGCGCTGCTGAAGGACTATGACAGGATTTACCAGCTGCAGCGTGTCCATACGGTGCCTTTTACGCAGAGCCGTAAATTCACGGACCTGGACCGGGAGACCTTCTTTCGCCAGATGGGACTTCTCCTTAAAAGCCAGATCCCGATTCTGAAAGTGCTGCACATTATGGGCGGCCGCCATAATGCAAAAATGGCAGCACTTTGCCGGGTGATGGCCGGGGAATTGTCTCGGGGCATGGATCTTTCCCAAAGCCTGGAGCGCCATCAGGAAGCCGTGGGCAACCTGGCCTACCGGCTTATGGCAGCTGGTGAAAAAAGCGGCCAGATGGTACCCATTCTCGAATCGCTCGCCGCGTCTTACCATCACAAGCGTGAAGCCCGGAAGTTCCTCATGGGAGCTTGTCTTTATCCGGTACTCGTACTTTTTATCGGGTCGGGGATTGTGGTGTACTTCGTGCATAACATTCTTCCCGTCTTTTATGACCTTTACGGGAATCTCCATCTGCCCGTTCCCTTGCCGCTCCAGTGGCTGATGAAAGGAGTTGCGCTGTTTCAGGCAAGCCCTTTGGTATGCTGTAGTTTTTTGCTCATAGTAGCAGCAGCCGCTGCGGCAGGCATCAGGCAGCGAGGATGGAAATGTATCTGCATCGGCCCGTTGAAACGGCTCTATCATACGTACTGGGAAATTCGTTTCACGTCCCTTCTTGCCATGCTGCTTTCCAGCGGGCTGCCCGTTCATGACGCTCTTGCGGAAGTCGAGCAGATCATGCCCACGAAAAGCCTTCAGGCAGCGGGCAAACGGATGACTCAGGCCGTGATGCGGGGAGATACGCTCGCCCGTGCCGCGCGTCAGAATCCGACTTTGTGCAGTGATCTGACGGCTGAATTTATAGCGATGGGCGAGGAGAGCGGCACCCTGCCGGTACTCCTCAAGGAGGTCTCAGAGCTCATCCGGGAGGACTTCGAGAGCCGCCTGAAATCACTCAAAACGATGCTTGAACCCGCACTGCTTCTGGGACTTGCCGGAATTTGTCTTCTCATGGTCTACATGGTCTTAAGTCCCATGCTTCACTTGATGGATGCCGCCCCCGGAACAATGTAA
- a CDS encoding type II secretion system GspH family protein, protein MNYNQTTKKTPTAPQNKAKRYRKNRGFTLLEILIVLAIIGVMAAALIPKIESAMNKSHDSQLVMDLTTLDSGARLYEIERGESPASYQVLIDGKYVPAKNYGKIENGKVINGHQTYVGELSDGTKVTSDSLGNGGSKTETKTNG, encoded by the coding sequence ATGAACTACAATCAAACTACCAAAAAGACACCGACTGCACCCCAAAATAAAGCAAAAAGATACCGCAAAAACCGAGGCTTTACCCTGCTTGAAATTCTAATTGTCCTCGCCATCATCGGCGTCATGGCGGCTGCACTCATTCCCAAAATCGAGTCGGCCATGAATAAATCCCATGATTCCCAGCTCGTCATGGACCTTACAACCCTCGACAGCGGCGCCCGTCTTTATGAAATCGAGCGTGGTGAATCCCCTGCGTCGTACCAGGTTTTGATCGATGGCAAGTATGTACCTGCTAAGAATTACGGCAAAATTGAAAATGGCAAGGTGATAAATGGCCACCAGACCTATGTAGGTGAATTAAGCGATGGTACAAAAGTGACAAGTGATTCCCTGGGTAATGGCGGCAGCAAAACAGAAACAAAGACGAATGGATGA
- a CDS encoding protease inhibitor I42 family protein, whose product MMKKWMMGLTLAALIGVAGQAFAFGHTTILQENFKSGKATGVIPYADGLKEAYLQTNVNSLLKDRAEALAKKAGGSPTVSYEITVNRPTLFSVLLKAAGNQTLYDGVNVDVAAGAELKPEDLLYVKSDEYLHYVGTKKFIFAENGIRIQNTADGPFDTVVPYNQIAPMINVAEGARLLTSYKLTKESKDKTLELKAGELVALFLDSNPATGLDWVLTDRSAAPGFKNLGHSFYLPMENKTSRGGTPGQTIMFFAFDKPGTYTVEAVYKRKMEKSPYDELNFHFNVK is encoded by the coding sequence ATGATGAAAAAATGGATGATGGGGCTTACCCTGGCAGCGTTAATCGGTGTGGCAGGACAGGCCTTTGCTTTTGGACATACGACCATTCTGCAGGAGAATTTTAAGAGCGGCAAAGCCACAGGTGTGATTCCTTATGCTGACGGGCTCAAGGAAGCGTACCTGCAGACAAACGTCAATTCCCTTTTAAAAGACAGGGCAGAGGCACTTGCCAAAAAGGCAGGCGGATCCCCGACCGTTTCTTACGAAATTACCGTGAACCGTCCGACGCTTTTCAGTGTGCTTCTTAAGGCTGCCGGAAACCAGACCCTCTACGACGGCGTCAATGTAGATGTAGCTGCCGGCGCGGAACTCAAACCGGAAGACCTGCTCTACGTCAAGTCGGATGAATATCTGCACTATGTTGGTACCAAGAAATTTATCTTCGCGGAAAACGGTATTCGTATCCAAAATACGGCAGACGGCCCTTTTGACACCGTAGTGCCTTATAACCAGATTGCGCCCATGATCAACGTCGCAGAAGGCGCACGTCTCCTGACAAGCTATAAACTGACGAAAGAATCTAAGGATAAAACCCTGGAACTCAAAGCAGGGGAACTTGTGGCCCTGTTCCTCGATTCCAACCCGGCAACCGGCCTTGACTGGGTTCTGACCGACCGCAGCGCGGCCCCCGGGTTCAAGAACCTCGGTCATTCCTTCTATCTGCCTATGGAGAACAAGACGAGCCGCGGCGGCACGCCGGGACAGACAATCATGTTCTTCGCCTTTGATAAACCCGGCACCTATACCGTAGAAGCCGTGTACAAGCGGAAGATGGAAAAGAGCCCCTACGACGAACTGAACTTCCATTTTAATGTGAAGTAA
- a CDS encoding IS110 family transposase, which yields MIYVGIDVSKDKHDCCILDPEHKSRYKQFTITNDWEGFDFLLKQICSYKQPAENIKVGLEATGPYSENITRFLLNNGLPTYVFNPMLTDQYKKSHSLRKTKTDRIDAHFIACMFMSDLDLKPYVPKEYHNERLMSLTRSRFRMVQARTKIKQDVDRLVVLNFPELGKYMNLNSATAHAIFMEYPTPEELANANLKHLKNIIHKASRGSLNEDLAEQIRDEAKKSIGKHNNLGNEHELRANIRILEDYDEEIRKIEAEEKELLSEHPEPLLTIPGIGAVTGAAILAEVGDFSRFSSPDKVLAYAGLAPSRNQSGRRSGIGRSAHMEKRGSRYLRFALFNAAIFVCRYEPAYKEYLAKKLNEGKHYYIAISHAVKKLVRLIYALQTTGNTYKTSAQLMLQKQINTSSDSQKFALDI from the coding sequence ATGATCTACGTTGGAATTGATGTGTCCAAAGACAAACATGACTGCTGCATCCTTGACCCAGAGCATAAGTCCAGGTACAAGCAATTTACTATTACCAATGATTGGGAGGGCTTTGACTTTCTGCTGAAGCAGATATGCTCTTACAAACAACCGGCAGAAAACATAAAAGTAGGGCTTGAAGCCACCGGACCTTACAGCGAGAATATCACCAGATTCCTGCTGAATAACGGGCTACCAACTTATGTCTTCAATCCCATGTTGACAGATCAATACAAAAAGAGTCATAGCCTTCGCAAAACTAAAACCGATCGCATTGATGCTCATTTCATAGCCTGTATGTTCATGTCCGATTTGGATCTCAAACCCTACGTTCCTAAAGAATACCACAATGAACGTCTCATGTCACTTACCAGATCTCGGTTCAGAATGGTTCAGGCAAGAACAAAGATTAAACAAGACGTGGATCGGCTTGTGGTTCTCAACTTCCCTGAACTAGGAAAATATATGAACCTGAATTCTGCTACTGCTCACGCTATATTCATGGAATATCCTACTCCCGAGGAGCTGGCAAACGCCAACTTGAAACACTTGAAAAACATTATTCACAAGGCATCCAGAGGCAGCTTAAATGAGGATTTGGCTGAACAAATTCGTGACGAAGCAAAAAAATCTATCGGTAAACACAACAATCTGGGCAATGAACATGAATTGCGGGCGAACATCCGGATTCTTGAGGACTATGATGAAGAAATTCGCAAAATCGAGGCTGAGGAAAAGGAGCTGCTGAGCGAGCATCCGGAACCTTTGCTTACAATTCCTGGGATTGGTGCCGTCACAGGAGCTGCAATTTTAGCGGAAGTCGGGGATTTTTCCAGGTTCTCTTCTCCCGACAAAGTTCTAGCCTATGCCGGGCTTGCACCGTCCAGGAACCAGTCAGGACGTCGAAGTGGGATAGGTCGAAGCGCCCACATGGAGAAAAGAGGGTCACGTTATCTACGATTTGCGCTCTTTAACGCAGCGATATTCGTCTGCCGGTACGAACCAGCCTACAAGGAATATTTAGCTAAGAAACTAAACGAAGGCAAGCATTACTACATAGCAATCTCTCATGCAGTTAAAAAATTGGTACGGTTAATTTATGCACTTCAGACAACAGGAAATACATACAAAACATCTGCTCAATTAATGCTTCAAAAGCAGATAAACACTAGCTCCGATTCACAGAAATTTGCACTTGACATATGA
- a CDS encoding DUF4127 family protein, with protein sequence MKFSLHRKLKFITVLAALGTALLPSFASAERFVFIPLDNRPVTRDYIIDTFRDAGCEIVTPDESLLASKASRGDAPALQTFLEKNASGMDGAVVSLDSLIYGGLTTSRTHEFSEAELQKRLDSVLTFRQRHPGVPLYGFVTIMRSPKYSRAPEEPAYFAQWSPKLFEWGALRDRSELGLLSKKEKKQLAALEAEIPQDVQQDLLARRDKNRRIILACVDAVKSGKMDYLLIGRDDSAPYSEAHRDARAITERIGDMGYKIRSFPGADELGMTLLNRALNKSRGTTPIVYPFYTEGVGSDTVSSLEDISVGQNVREHVLAAGGYPALLKKRADVVLAVHTPVDGVTRGADTAFNTSVLKPEETRFLDRIEDDVKAGRNVSVADVAFTNGSSDALVKGLFDRKLPDGTTLAYDLGAYAGWNTCGNTLGYAIGQGMTAPLMSPEAHREMLDTRYLDDWAYQAHARQDVRYNLTFQKGWENAGAMTTENTKSAETYVTKSLKETAAPLLGKTTVDKYQYTFPWRRTFEVKVARTTNTNQK encoded by the coding sequence TTGAAATTTTCACTGCATCGTAAATTAAAATTCATTACGGTACTGGCGGCGCTGGGTACCGCCCTCCTGCCGTCCTTTGCTTCGGCAGAGCGCTTCGTCTTTATCCCGCTCGACAACCGGCCTGTCACCCGGGACTATATCATAGATACGTTCCGTGACGCAGGCTGCGAGATTGTGACGCCGGACGAGTCCCTGCTTGCTTCTAAAGCATCACGGGGTGATGCCCCGGCGCTCCAGACGTTCCTCGAAAAGAACGCATCGGGCATGGACGGCGCCGTGGTCTCTCTGGATTCCCTGATTTATGGAGGCCTCACGACGTCCCGTACTCATGAATTTTCCGAAGCGGAGCTGCAGAAGCGTCTTGATTCGGTGCTGACTTTCCGGCAGCGCCATCCCGGCGTACCGCTCTATGGGTTTGTGACTATCATGCGTTCTCCCAAATACAGCAGAGCGCCGGAAGAGCCTGCTTACTTTGCGCAGTGGAGCCCGAAGCTCTTTGAGTGGGGTGCCCTGCGGGACCGCAGTGAATTAGGCCTTTTGTCTAAAAAGGAAAAGAAGCAGCTTGCGGCTCTTGAAGCAGAGATTCCCCAGGACGTGCAGCAGGATTTGCTTGCCCGCCGCGATAAGAACCGCCGCATCATTCTTGCTTGTGTGGATGCCGTGAAATCCGGCAAAATGGACTATCTCCTGATTGGCCGCGACGATTCCGCACCTTACTCGGAAGCGCACCGCGATGCCCGCGCCATTACGGAACGCATCGGCGATATGGGCTACAAGATCCGGTCTTTCCCCGGCGCCGATGAACTCGGCATGACACTGCTCAACCGGGCCCTCAATAAGAGCCGCGGCACGACTCCGATTGTCTATCCGTTCTATACGGAAGGTGTGGGGAGTGACACCGTAAGCTCTCTTGAAGATATTTCCGTCGGACAGAATGTGCGGGAACACGTGCTCGCTGCCGGCGGCTATCCAGCACTGCTTAAAAAGCGTGCCGATGTGGTGCTTGCTGTGCATACGCCGGTGGACGGCGTCACGCGCGGAGCCGATACGGCGTTTAATACGTCGGTCTTGAAGCCGGAAGAAACGCGTTTCCTTGACCGGATTGAAGACGACGTCAAAGCGGGCCGCAATGTCAGCGTAGCCGATGTTGCCTTTACAAACGGCAGCAGCGACGCCCTCGTGAAGGGCCTCTTTGACCGCAAACTGCCGGATGGTACGACCCTTGCATACGACCTCGGTGCTTACGCCGGCTGGAACACCTGCGGCAATACGCTGGGCTACGCCATCGGGCAGGGCATGACCGCGCCTTTGATGTCTCCGGAAGCTCACCGCGAGATGCTCGATACGCGGTACCTTGATGATTGGGCCTACCAGGCACATGCCCGTCAGGATGTGCGTTACAACCTGACCTTCCAGAAAGGCTGGGAAAATGCGGGGGCCATGACGACAGAAAACACGAAGTCGGCAGAAACCTATGTGACGAAAAGCCTGAAAGAGACGGCAGCTCCTTTACTCGGCAAGACGACCGTCGATAAATACCAGTATACTTTCCCGTGGCGCCGCACATTTGAAGTAAAGGTTGCCCGGACTACAAATACCAATCAAAAATAA
- a CDS encoding amidohydrolase produces MTLLDEALSMKDEMIARRRDLHAHPELAWTEFRTASIVATELKKLGYEVLIGRECMKPEARMGVPSEEEIEKCKERALSEGADPALVAKMEGGFTGVVGIMHFKKPGKTVGLRFDMDCLLVDENPTDAHRPTKEGFASQHEGLMHACGHDGHTTIGLGVARLIAAHKDEMAGTVKLCFQPGEEGVMGARCMAESGVVDDVDYFLSGHIGLGSGTNSTFVCMTQGFLATTKIDAKFTGLPAHAGANPEKGRNALLAAAQASIAMHTISRHSGGPSRINVGVLHAGTGRNVIPDNALIKFETRGATTAINEYMSTEAKRMVRAAADMYGVEVEMKEMGSAASGNSSPDMGEEIYNFVSKLGYYDHVQKSQSVGGSEDCSYFMSRVQDHGGKAVYMLYGTEEASGHHTSEFDFNEDVLPVSAATVTELVKYFGNKQ; encoded by the coding sequence ATGACGCTGCTTGATGAAGCTTTATCTATGAAAGATGAAATGATTGCAAGGAGAAGAGATCTGCATGCCCATCCGGAACTTGCCTGGACGGAATTCCGCACCGCCTCTATTGTGGCGACGGAACTCAAGAAACTTGGGTATGAAGTGCTCATTGGCAGAGAATGCATGAAACCGGAAGCCCGCATGGGCGTTCCTTCCGAAGAGGAGATTGAAAAATGTAAAGAGCGCGCCCTCTCTGAAGGCGCCGATCCGGCACTTGTCGCCAAAATGGAAGGCGGTTTTACCGGTGTTGTCGGAATCATGCATTTTAAGAAACCGGGCAAAACAGTCGGCCTGCGTTTCGATATGGACTGCCTGCTCGTCGATGAAAATCCGACGGACGCCCATCGTCCTACAAAAGAGGGATTTGCTTCGCAGCATGAGGGCCTGATGCATGCCTGCGGCCACGACGGCCATACGACCATCGGTCTGGGCGTGGCCCGTCTGATTGCCGCCCACAAAGATGAAATGGCCGGTACGGTGAAGCTCTGCTTCCAGCCCGGCGAAGAAGGCGTCATGGGTGCCAGATGCATGGCAGAAAGCGGCGTTGTCGACGACGTCGATTATTTTCTGAGCGGCCACATCGGTCTCGGCTCCGGCACGAACAGCACATTCGTCTGCATGACCCAGGGCTTTCTCGCTACGACGAAAATCGATGCGAAATTTACGGGTCTGCCGGCCCATGCCGGTGCCAACCCGGAAAAAGGCAGAAACGCGCTGCTCGCAGCTGCACAGGCTTCCATTGCGATGCATACGATTTCCCGTCACAGCGGCGGCCCTTCCCGCATCAACGTCGGCGTCCTTCACGCCGGTACGGGCCGCAACGTCATTCCGGACAATGCCTTGATTAAATTTGAAACGCGCGGCGCGACGACGGCTATCAACGAATATATGTCTACGGAGGCCAAGCGCATGGTGAGAGCTGCTGCTGACATGTACGGCGTCGAAGTGGAAATGAAGGAAATGGGCAGTGCCGCTTCCGGCAACTCTTCTCCTGATATGGGCGAAGAAATCTACAATTTTGTATCGAAACTCGGTTATTACGATCACGTACAAAAGAGCCAGAGTGTGGGCGGCAGTGAAGACTGCTCCTACTTTATGTCCCGCGTACAGGATCACGGCGGCAAAGCCGTATATATGCTCTATGGAACGGAGGAAGCTTCCGGCCACCATACGAGCGAATTCGACTTCAACGAAGACGTCCTTCCCGTTTCCGCTGCAACCGTAACGGAACTCGTGAAGTACTTCGGAAATAAGCAGTAA
- a CDS encoding LysE family transporter gives MDFFAYLSFCFAMSFTPGPNNLMSMALSRKLGFRNTVPFLAGLHLSLFTVCTLTFLFIRSLMAIMPHIEVPLKAIGSAYMLFLTYKLFKTKHKATQLTPDAKGRLFFSGMLLNLTNVKVALIFFIGYTSFILEAGYGPLASWLIGLCMYLFCSAANFTWAFGGSFLDRFFANHEKAISCVLAAMLVYCAVRIWL, from the coding sequence GTGGATTTTTTCGCTTACCTGTCTTTTTGTTTTGCCATGTCTTTTACACCGGGTCCCAATAACCTGATGTCCATGGCCTTAAGCCGCAAACTGGGCTTTAGAAATACTGTGCCGTTTCTGGCAGGGCTTCATCTGAGCCTTTTTACCGTCTGCACGCTGACCTTTTTGTTTATCCGGTCTCTCATGGCGATTATGCCCCATATTGAGGTACCGCTTAAAGCAATCGGCTCCGCGTACATGCTCTTTCTGACGTATAAATTATTCAAGACGAAGCATAAAGCGACCCAGCTGACGCCGGATGCGAAGGGGAGACTCTTTTTCTCCGGCATGCTGCTCAATCTGACCAATGTCAAAGTGGCCCTGATCTTCTTCATTGGCTACACTTCCTTTATTTTGGAAGCAGGGTATGGCCCGCTTGCGAGCTGGCTTATCGGCCTCTGCATGTACCTCTTCTGTTCGGCAGCCAACTTTACCTGGGCCTTTGGCGGCTCTTTCCTTGACCGCTTTTTTGCCAACCATGAAAAAGCCATTTCCTGCGTCCTTGCCGCCATGCTCGTCTACTGCGCCGTAAGAATCTGGCTGTAA
- a CDS encoding aspartate carbamoyltransferase catalytic subunit: MAKAAVSLSGRDILDLSSLSVEEYELIMHTAKEMKKILKRDIKKVPSLRGKCIINLFYENSTRTRTSFELAGKYLGADVININTGSSSVKKGECLKDTILTVQSMACDAIVMRHPVEGAAKYAADIARPVVINAGDGCHAHPTQGLLDMYTILEHKKSFKGLKMAIIGDILFSRVARSNIAAWTKLGADVHVAGPMTLMPYEIEKLGVTVHKRVEDAIEGADVVDILRIQLERQQKGLFPTPREYARIFGVNEERMKLAKPDCLVMHPGPMNRGLEISWGLGYSDQAVIREQVTNGVAVRMALLFLTLTGGKQVENAD; encoded by the coding sequence ATGGCAAAGGCGGCAGTGAGTCTTTCCGGACGCGACATACTCGATTTGAGTTCTCTGTCCGTCGAGGAATACGAACTCATCATGCACACGGCGAAGGAAATGAAAAAGATTCTGAAGAGGGACATCAAAAAAGTACCCTCACTGCGCGGGAAATGCATCATCAACCTGTTTTATGAAAACAGTACGCGTACCAGAACCTCTTTCGAATTGGCAGGCAAATATCTGGGTGCGGATGTGATCAACATCAACACCGGAAGTTCCAGCGTGAAGAAAGGCGAGTGCCTGAAGGACACCATCCTGACGGTACAGTCCATGGCTTGTGACGCGATTGTCATGCGGCACCCCGTGGAAGGCGCGGCTAAATATGCGGCAGACATTGCCAGACCGGTCGTCATCAATGCCGGCGACGGCTGCCATGCCCATCCGACGCAAGGCCTGCTCGATATGTACACTATCTTGGAACACAAAAAATCTTTCAAGGGCCTCAAGATGGCCATTATCGGCGACATCCTCTTCAGCCGCGTGGCACGCAGCAACATCGCAGCCTGGACGAAGCTCGGTGCCGATGTCCATGTGGCCGGCCCGATGACCCTGATGCCTTACGAAATCGAAAAACTGGGCGTCACCGTCCATAAGCGCGTGGAAGACGCCATCGAAGGCGCCGATGTGGTCGATATCCTCCGCATCCAGCTCGAACGGCAGCAGAAGGGCCTCTTCCCGACGCCGCGCGAATATGCCCGCATCTTCGGAGTGAACGAAGAGCGTATGAAACTGGCCAAGCCGGACTGCCTTGTGATGCATCCGGGCCCGATGAACCGCGGCCTTGAAATTTCCTGGGGCCTCGGCTACAGTGACCAGGCCGTCATCCGCGAACAGGTCACGAACGGCGTGGCCGTCCGTATGGCGCTGTTATTCTTGACGCTGACAGGAGGGAAGCAAGTTGAAAACGCTGATTAA